Proteins from a genomic interval of Candidatus Edwardsbacteria bacterium RifOxyA12_full_54_48:
- a CDS encoding transcription termination factor Rho — protein MDIVELKSKTVSELCSIAKELDIQGASGLKKQEIIYKILQAQAVRNGLVFGGGVLEVLPDGFGFLRLPDYSYMPGPDDIYVGPTQVKRFLLRTGDLVTGQIRPPKEGEKNFALLKVEAIDQENPETARDRIFFDNLTALYPQERIVLERGASDFSMRVMDLLAPIGKGQRGLLVSPPRAGKTVLLQDIANSITANHPEIMLFILLIDERPEEVTDMQRHVKAEVFSSTFDEPPERHVQVADMVLERAKRLVERKRDVVILLDSITRLARANNAVIPHSGKTLSGGVDSNALQRPKRFFGTARNIEEGGSLTIMATALVETGSRMDEVIFEEFKGTGNMELVLDRKLADRRIFPAIDINRSGTRKEELLLGPEALNRSWILRKLLSDMNPVEAMEFLISRLKGTKSNKDFITAMSAFDGRENNDKKSRNRE, from the coding sequence TTGGATATTGTCGAGCTTAAATCCAAGACGGTCTCCGAACTGTGCAGCATAGCCAAGGAGCTGGACATCCAGGGGGCCAGCGGATTGAAGAAGCAGGAGATCATCTATAAGATCCTGCAGGCCCAGGCTGTCCGCAACGGTCTGGTGTTCGGCGGCGGGGTGCTGGAGGTGCTGCCGGACGGATTCGGTTTTCTGCGTTTGCCCGATTACAGCTACATGCCGGGCCCGGACGACATCTACGTGGGGCCCACCCAGGTCAAGCGCTTTCTGCTGCGCACCGGCGATCTGGTGACCGGGCAGATCAGGCCGCCCAAGGAGGGCGAAAAGAACTTTGCTCTTTTAAAGGTCGAGGCCATCGACCAAGAGAACCCGGAGACGGCCCGGGACCGGATCTTTTTTGACAACCTGACCGCGCTATATCCCCAGGAGAGGATAGTGCTGGAACGGGGGGCCTCCGATTTCTCGATGCGGGTGATGGACCTGCTGGCGCCCATCGGCAAGGGCCAGCGGGGGCTGCTGGTCTCGCCGCCCCGGGCTGGGAAGACGGTGCTGCTGCAGGATATCGCCAACAGCATCACCGCCAACCATCCCGAGATCATGCTGTTCATCCTGCTGATCGACGAGCGGCCGGAGGAGGTCACCGACATGCAGCGGCACGTCAAGGCCGAGGTCTTCAGCTCCACCTTCGACGAGCCTCCCGAGAGGCACGTCCAGGTGGCCGACATGGTGCTGGAGAGGGCCAAGCGGCTGGTGGAGCGGAAGAGGGACGTGGTGATCCTGCTGGATTCCATAACCCGGCTGGCCCGGGCCAACAATGCGGTGATACCGCATTCCGGCAAGACCCTGTCCGGCGGGGTGGATTCCAACGCCCTGCAGAGGCCCAAAAGGTTCTTCGGCACCGCCCGCAACATAGAGGAGGGCGGCAGCCTGACCATCATGGCCACCGCCCTGGTGGAGACCGGCAGCCGGATGGACGAGGTGATCTTCGAGGAATTCAAGGGCACCGGAAACATGGAACTGGTGTTGGACCGCAAGCTGGCCGACCGCCGGATATTTCCGGCCATCGACATCAACCGCTCCGGCACCCGCAAGGAGGAACTGCTGCTGGGACCCGAGGCTCTCAACCGGTCATGGATACTGCGGAAGCTGTTGAGCGACATGAATCCGGTGGAGGCCATGGAATTCCTGATATCACGCCTCAAGGGCACCAAGTCCAATAAGGATTTCATCACTGCCATGAGCGCTTTTGACGGCCGGGAGAACAACGACAAGAAATCCAGAAACCGAGAATAA
- a CDS encoding NAD(P)-dependent oxidoreductase, which yields MTLLESKVIFITGASSGIGQACAVEFAKHGARLILAARRKERLDALAAKLSKEHKAEVLTISLDVRDQKAVQKAIEGLPAEWANVDILLNNAGLSRGLEKIQEGVIQNWEEMIDTNIKGLLYVTRAVLPGMVQRNSGHIVNIGSIAGHEVYPGGNVYNATKYAVRALNKAMRMDLFGSDIRVTSIDPGMAETEFSLVRFHGDSQRAAKVYQGVRPLTAGDIAQAVVWACSRPPHVNIEQMIITATDQAAAAMVNRKQ from the coding sequence ATGACGCTGTTAGAAAGCAAAGTAATCTTTATCACCGGGGCCTCCAGCGGCATCGGCCAGGCCTGCGCGGTTGAGTTCGCCAAGCATGGCGCCAGGCTGATCCTGGCAGCCCGGCGCAAAGAACGGCTGGATGCTTTGGCCGCCAAACTGTCCAAGGAACACAAGGCAGAGGTGCTCACCATATCGCTGGATGTCAGGGATCAGAAGGCGGTCCAGAAGGCCATAGAAGGCCTGCCGGCGGAATGGGCTAATGTCGATATCCTGCTGAACAACGCCGGGCTGTCCCGGGGGCTGGAGAAGATCCAGGAAGGGGTCATCCAGAACTGGGAGGAGATGATAGACACCAATATCAAGGGCCTGCTCTATGTTACCCGGGCGGTGCTTCCGGGCATGGTCCAGCGGAACTCCGGGCATATCGTCAACATCGGCTCCATCGCCGGACACGAGGTCTACCCCGGAGGGAACGTCTACAACGCCACCAAATATGCGGTCAGGGCCCTCAACAAGGCCATGAGGATGGACCTCTTTGGCAGCGATATCCGGGTAACCAGCATCGATCCCGGCATGGCGGAGACGGAATTCTCCCTGGTGCGCTTTCATGGGGACTCCCAGCGGGCCGCAAAAGTGTACCAGGGGGTGAGACCGCTGACGGCCGGGGATATCGCCCAAGCGGTGGTGTGGGCCTGCTCCCGGCCGCCGCATGTCAACATAGAGCAGATGATCATCACTGCCACTGACCAGGCCGCCGCGGCCATGGTGAACCGGAAACAGTAA
- a CDS encoding tungsten ABC transporter substrate-binding protein yields MKRFATLSLSLLLVLSLLVPVAQAKDKPKLVLATTTSTMDSGLLDFLVPIFEKENGCKVQIIAVGTGAAIRYGKDGNADIVMVHDPVAEEVVVKEGFFVERKYLMYNDFVIVGPAEDPAGIKGLASAAEALKKIEASQATFVSRADQSGTHKKEERMWAVAGLSPKGSWYLQAGAGMEAVLRIANEKRAYCLTDRGTYLAHQKEFELPILTEGDQELFNPYHIMLVAPAKYPFVNYSLAKKFSDFLTSERGQKLIAEYGVDKYGQPLFYPAAEKK; encoded by the coding sequence ATGAAGAGGTTTGCAACACTGTCCCTGTCACTGCTTCTGGTCCTTTCCCTGCTGGTCCCCGTGGCCCAGGCCAAGGACAAGCCCAAGCTGGTCCTGGCCACCACCACCAGCACCATGGATTCGGGATTGCTGGATTTCCTGGTCCCCATCTTCGAAAAGGAGAACGGCTGCAAGGTGCAGATCATAGCGGTGGGCACCGGGGCCGCCATCCGCTACGGCAAGGACGGAAACGCCGACATCGTGATGGTCCACGACCCGGTGGCCGAAGAAGTGGTGGTCAAGGAAGGCTTTTTCGTGGAACGGAAATACCTAATGTACAATGATTTCGTGATAGTGGGCCCGGCCGAGGATCCGGCCGGCATCAAGGGCCTGGCCTCCGCCGCCGAAGCGCTGAAGAAGATAGAGGCTTCGCAGGCAACCTTCGTCTCCCGGGCCGACCAGTCGGGCACCCACAAGAAAGAGGAGAGGATGTGGGCGGTGGCCGGGCTGAGCCCCAAGGGATCATGGTATCTCCAGGCCGGAGCCGGGATGGAAGCGGTGCTCCGCATAGCCAACGAGAAAAGGGCTTACTGCCTGACCGACCGCGGCACCTATCTGGCCCACCAGAAGGAGTTTGAACTTCCGATCCTGACCGAGGGCGACCAGGAACTGTTCAACCCCTATCACATCATGCTGGTGGCCCCGGCCAAGTACCCGTTCGTCAATTATTCGCTGGCCAAAAAGTTCTCGGACTTCCTGACCTCGGAGCGCGGCCAGAAGCTGATCGCCGAGTACGGCGTGGACAAGTACGGCCAGCCCCTGTTCTACCCGGCGGCGGAGAAGAAATAG
- a CDS encoding phosphomethylpyrimidine synthase, translating to MINLNESILKRIAEEEKVSFEHIKNGVEQGTIVVPMNKNHRLLKPCAVGAGMRIKVNANIGTSQDLSDLAGELEKLKAAIGAGADAIMDLSTGGDIDAIRREIINQCPVPLGTVPVYQAAIEAAAKKKSLVEMTPDEIFGVIEKQARDGVDFITVHCGVTLQSVARYKEEGRVAGVVSRGGAFMIEWMNFNQAENPLYSQFDRLLNICKEYNVTLSLGDGFRPGCTADATDRAQLEELLILGELVDRARKAGVQAMVEGPGHVSMDQIETNIRIQKEICKGAPFYVLGPLVTDIAPGYDHITAAIGGAWAAYFGADFLCYVTPSEHLRLPTLEDVREGVIVLRIAAHAADLAKKAPGAADWDRAMSQARKKLDWKKQIELSINPPYARQVFESAPRKESGVCTMCGEFCAMKKMNEVLDDKK from the coding sequence GTGATAAATTTGAACGAATCCATCTTAAAACGCATCGCCGAAGAGGAAAAGGTTTCTTTTGAGCATATAAAGAACGGCGTGGAGCAGGGGACCATAGTGGTTCCCATGAACAAGAACCACCGCCTGCTCAAGCCCTGCGCGGTGGGGGCCGGGATGCGGATCAAGGTCAATGCCAACATCGGGACCTCCCAGGACCTGTCGGATCTGGCCGGCGAGCTGGAGAAGCTAAAGGCGGCCATAGGGGCCGGGGCCGACGCCATCATGGACCTGTCCACCGGCGGTGATATCGACGCCATCCGGCGGGAGATAATCAATCAATGCCCGGTTCCGCTGGGCACGGTGCCCGTCTACCAGGCGGCCATCGAGGCCGCCGCCAAGAAGAAATCCTTGGTGGAGATGACGCCCGATGAGATCTTTGGGGTCATCGAGAAGCAGGCCAGGGACGGGGTGGATTTCATCACCGTGCATTGCGGGGTCACCCTGCAGTCGGTGGCCCGCTACAAGGAGGAGGGCCGGGTGGCCGGGGTGGTCAGCCGGGGCGGGGCCTTCATGATCGAATGGATGAATTTCAACCAGGCCGAGAATCCGCTTTACAGCCAGTTCGACCGTTTATTGAATATTTGCAAAGAATATAACGTCACCTTGAGTTTGGGGGACGGCTTTCGGCCCGGCTGTACGGCCGACGCCACCGACCGGGCCCAGCTGGAGGAACTGCTGATCCTGGGCGAGCTGGTGGACCGGGCCCGGAAGGCCGGGGTCCAGGCCATGGTGGAGGGGCCGGGGCACGTTTCGATGGACCAGATCGAGACCAACATCAGGATCCAGAAGGAGATCTGCAAGGGGGCGCCGTTCTACGTGCTGGGCCCGCTGGTAACCGACATCGCCCCGGGCTACGACCACATCACCGCGGCCATCGGCGGGGCCTGGGCGGCCTACTTCGGGGCCGACTTCCTGTGCTACGTCACCCCGTCGGAGCACCTGCGTTTGCCCACCCTGGAGGACGTCCGGGAAGGGGTGATAGTACTGCGGATAGCGGCCCACGCCGCCGACCTGGCCAAAAAGGCGCCCGGGGCGGCTGATTGGGACCGGGCCATGTCCCAGGCCCGGAAGAAACTGGATTGGAAGAAGCAGATCGAGCTGTCCATCAACCCGCCCTATGCCCGGCAGGTGTTCGAATCCGCCCCCCGGAAGGAATCCGGGGTCTGCACCATGTGCGGGGAGTTCTGCGCCATGAAGAAGATGAACGAAGTGCTGGACGACAAGAAATAA
- a CDS encoding 50S ribosomal protein L31: MKKGIHPKYETTTITCACGNVIPTKSTLKDIRVEICSNCHPYFTGKQKLMDTAGRVERFNKRYRKEGAEVKKETAVKPEVVAKKETVAKPEAAPKKEAAAKKETAPKKETVAKKK; encoded by the coding sequence ATGAAAAAAGGCATCCATCCCAAGTATGAGACCACCACCATCACCTGCGCCTGCGGCAACGTGATCCCCACCAAGTCGACCCTGAAGGATATCCGGGTGGAGATCTGCTCCAATTGCCATCCCTATTTCACCGGCAAGCAGAAACTGATGGACACCGCCGGCCGGGTGGAGCGTTTCAACAAGCGTTACCGCAAGGAAGGCGCCGAGGTCAAGAAGGAAACGGCCGTCAAACCGGAAGTTGTCGCCAAGAAGGAAACGGTCGCCAAGCCGGAAGCCGCCCCCAAGAAGGAAGCGGCCGCCAAGAAAGAAACCGCCCCCAAGAAGGAAACGGTCGCCAAGAAAAAATAA
- a CDS encoding molybdopterin-guanine dinucleotide biosynthesis protein B: MNPIISVVGHSNSGKTTIIEQIVRILSRKGYRVGVLKHTHGAIKADKKGTDTDRFRLAGAGISSICDDKMLVRFEKAQGHSPKAIVQALSKELDLLIIEGYKKEHYPKVLFSDELSVADLKGVIATVGKKKISSGKVRHFQPSKIAEIIKWLERDIIIPGRKSRQVVIEVDGKRLPLKDFVADIIKETIRGALGTLKGGKGRKVDISIDFGRKI, from the coding sequence ATGAATCCAATAATCTCCGTCGTCGGACATTCCAACTCCGGCAAGACAACCATCATCGAACAGATCGTCCGCATCCTCAGCCGCAAGGGCTATAGGGTCGGGGTGCTGAAGCACACCCACGGCGCCATCAAGGCCGATAAAAAGGGAACCGACACCGACCGGTTCCGGCTGGCCGGGGCCGGGATATCGTCCATTTGCGACGACAAAATGCTGGTGAGGTTTGAGAAGGCCCAAGGCCATAGTCCCAAGGCCATAGTTCAAGCTTTGAGCAAGGAACTGGACCTGCTGATCATAGAAGGATACAAAAAAGAACATTACCCCAAGGTGCTTTTTTCGGATGAATTGTCGGTTGCCGATCTAAAGGGCGTCATTGCCACCGTGGGCAAGAAAAAGATTTCTTCAGGCAAGGTCCGGCATTTTCAGCCCTCAAAGATAGCCGAGATCATCAAGTGGCTGGAGCGTGATATCATCATTCCCGGCCGGAAAAGCCGCCAGGTGGTCATAGAGGTGGACGGCAAAAGGCTGCCACTGAAAGATTTCGTGGCGGATATCATCAAGGAAACCATCCGCGGGGCCCTGGGCACGCTCAAGGGCGGCAAAGGGCGTAAGGTAGATATCTCTATTGACTTCGGCCGGAAAATATAG
- a CDS encoding ABC transporter permease, with product MFNLIQSMQQALGLLLKFDPEIWQIVLLSLQVSLASSLIAVVLAVPLSLAVTQNEFRGKRIVIGTVNSFIAIPAVVIGLVCYLLLSRSGPLGFWRLLYTPSAIIIAQTLLIIPLMTGLSISALQSLGHRVKETMITLGAGRWHLILGIMREVRFALAAAFITGFSRVLGETGMTMMVGGNIKGETRVMTTAIALETIKGNFELGIALGLVLLIVAIGINIVLQAVQGRAGR from the coding sequence ATGTTCAATTTGATCCAAAGCATGCAGCAGGCCCTAGGCCTGCTGCTGAAATTCGACCCCGAGATCTGGCAGATAGTGCTTTTGTCCCTGCAGGTCTCTCTGGCCTCTTCGCTGATCGCCGTAGTTTTGGCCGTCCCGCTATCCCTGGCCGTCACCCAGAACGAATTCAGGGGCAAGAGGATCGTCATCGGAACGGTCAACAGTTTCATCGCCATCCCCGCGGTGGTGATAGGGCTGGTCTGCTATCTGCTTCTGTCCCGCTCGGGGCCGCTGGGTTTCTGGCGCCTGCTGTATACGCCCTCGGCCATCATCATCGCCCAGACCCTGCTGATCATCCCGCTGATGACTGGCCTGAGCATCTCGGCCCTGCAGTCTTTGGGGCACCGGGTGAAGGAGACCATGATCACCCTGGGGGCCGGCCGGTGGCACCTGATCCTGGGAATAATGCGGGAGGTCCGCTTTGCCCTGGCCGCGGCCTTCATCACCGGTTTCTCCCGGGTGCTGGGCGAGACCGGCATGACCATGATGGTGGGCGGCAACATCAAAGGCGAGACCCGGGTGATGACCACCGCCATTGCGCTGGAGACCATCAAGGGCAACTTTGAGCTGGGGATCGCACTGGGACTGGTGCTTTTGATAGTGGCCATCGGGATAAACATCGTCCTTCAGGCAGTGCAGGGGAGGGCCGGGCGATGA